A stretch of DNA from Methanolinea mesophila:
GTACTGGGCAAACTTGAGATCCGGATTAAGATACTCAAAATGATCCTTGATCTCGAAGAGCATCTGGTGGAGGGTGATAAGTTCTTCCTTGTGCATGCTCCGACTCCGAGATCTACATGGAATCCCGGAAAATAAATAGGTATCTCCACTAACCTGTTCACGCGATTTTCATCAGCCGAATTGAAAGCGGACGTTTAATTATGCCTTTATAGTCCCTTGCGGCGACGTACTCCAGACCTTTTCCCACGAGCATGTCCAGAAGTCTCTGGTTTACGTTTCCGTCAAGGATGAGCCCGGTTGCATTCCCGTTCACCTCTGCAAGAATCTTTTCGATATCTTCGGGTTTTCCTTCCTTGAGGATGGTAAAATCTCCGGTAAGGAAACGGGCCACATGCTTGCCCTTTACGGCGATCAGGTGTTCGTTGAGGGTCCGGGGGGCAGGTGCTGAATCCGTGCTCTCCATCTTTCGCGGTCCCTTTCTCTTCTCGATCTTTTCGGGAGGCTCCTCTTTTCCGGCAGCAGGTGCGACCTCTTCGCGGGTCTTTTCCTCTCCCGGTTCTTCTCCTTCGGAGTACTGCTCCCTTACGTATTCGGCCGGGATCTTATTGCGGAGTGCCTTTATGATCTCCTTCCGGGACATGTCCTCGACGCTTTTCCCCCGGGGAGAGAAGGCGACGAAGTCCATATCCGCGACCTGGAGGAGTTCCCGGAGGATGAGCTCCCCGCCCCGGTCCCCGTCAAGGAAGGCGGTGGAGGTCTTCTTCTCACACAGGTCGATGATGGTCTGGGATATGTTGGTCCCTTCCACCGCGACGGCGTTCTTGATCCCGAAGCGGAGAAGATTGATGACGTCCGCCCTCCCCTCCACGACGATTATTGCATCCGATTCGAGGACATTCGGCCCGGCGGGAACCCGGTCATCTCCCACCGTGCTGATCTTTTCGATCCTGATGCTCTCCCGCACATCTTCAAGCAGCTCGTTGCTGTCGATAGTGCCCTCCTCGAAATAGTCGAGGAGAAGTTCCTTGGCCCGGTCCACGATCTTCTTTCTCTTACTCACCCTGATGTCCTGGATCGATCCCACCTTCACCCGGGCGACACACGGTCCGACACGGTCGATACTCTCCAGTGAGGCCGCAAGAATAGCGGTTTCAGCTCGATCGAGCGAGGACGCTATGGTGATCTCGCCCTTCGTTTCTCCTTTTTTACTTGTGATCTGGACGTCAATACGACCTACACGCCCAGTTCTCTGCAGATCCCGCAGATCGAGGTCTTCGCCGAGCAACCCTTCAGTCTGGCCGAATATGGCTCCCACTACGTCGGGTTTCTCGACCACCCCCTCCGCTTCGATGTGAATCTGGATAAGGTACTTGGTAGTATCTGATGAATACAATGAAATGCACCCCCATGCATCATGACGTGCAATGTACGCGTGATCATAGGCATTGTACCGTCTGTTGTAGGATCACTTAAACTATATGATTAGGTAAAATATTTTAGCAATTATCAAAAATAGAGCATATTTCTTTATTTTTAGCCCGGGTCCGATCGAGGAGATGTCTGCCGCCGGCACGGCACATTCCCGATCCTGTTCTTCAAATCTCCCTGGCCAGGGCTGCAAGGATTTCAGTCTTATCCAGTCCCAGCACCAGCACCTGCTTTTGTGAAGACGTCGACCCTGCAACGATCGAAACACGGGAAGCGGGGATCCCGAGAACCCGGGCGACCACGTTGCATATCGCCTTATTTGCCTTTCCTTCGACCGGCGGGGCCGTCACCTGGACGCCGATACTGTGCCGCCACTCGTTGTACCCCGCAGGAAACCTGTTGAATTTCGAGCCCGCGGAGACCTCGAGGCTCAATACCACGCCTTTCCCTGTAACCCGGAGCGCGGGTTCAAAATCCGGGGGCATAATAAGAACTAGGGTGTCGCCCGGCATTAACGGCTGCGGATCATAAGTGGCTGGTGCCGTGCTTCACCCGCCTTTACCCTTGCCGGGCGGTGCCTGTTTCACAACCGGGTTGTCCCGAAGATCATCTCCAGGCATATGCCACTCGATCACCCGGGGACCTATGGAAGTGAGCTATCGGCACCCAAAGTCTTCGGCATGGATGATATATAACCCCTTCCAGGGTACCAACGCGGGTGGCCGGGGAAGAATTCGCAATCCCGATAGACCACTTCGCCCTCCATGACGACGACGGCCGGGAACAGCGCCCGCATCCCTTCGTAAGGGGTCCATTGCGCCCTGCTATGCAGACGCTCGGCATTTACCGCGGAGATCTCCCCTTCGAAGAGGATGAAGTCGGCCCGGTCACCGGGAGAAAAACCCGCGTCCTTTATCCCAAGGAGCCGCGAAGGGGTTTGTGACACCTTCGTTATCAGGGAACCAAGGTCGCACGCCCCTCGTTTCACCTCCGCCATGAGCAGGGGGATCATGGTCTCCACCCCCGGGATCCCAGAAGGGGCGCGGTCGAAATCATCGGCCTTTTCTCCCCGCGTGTGAGGTGCGTGGTCGGATGCGATTACATCGATCCGATCCCAGCACGATAAGAGGCCCCTCCTCGTTTTTTCCTCCCGGAGAGGAGGGTTCACCTTTCCCCACGTGTCCTGCGGGGAGAAGGTATCCCGTGAGAGAAGCAGGTGATGAGGGGCGACTTCCACGCTGCCGGAGGTGACGGCCTTCACCGATTCGGGGCAGCTCAAATGGCAGAAATGCAATTCGGCACCTGCGGGGCAGGCCATTCGCTCCACCTCACGTACCATCGCGGCTTCACCCCGCTCCGGCCTGAGCCGGTCATGATCCGTCAGGCTGCAGTCGGGGCCCGGAGCCACCTCTTCGGCATGGATTGTTGCGAGCGCACCCATGGCACCTATTCTCGAGAGTGCCCGGGCAAGGAGGTCTGAATCGAGTGCCTGGCCGTAGCTGGACGGAGCCGCGAAGATCTCCCCGAAACTCATCGCCCCGGCATTCCACAGTCCTTCAAGGTCCGCTTTGGGAGAGACCCCGCCGTTCACCGCAAAGCTGCAGTTCGAATGCACAAGCCCGTCCTGTACCCGCTCCCGGTACGAACCGGGGGCATCGAGCGGAGGTATGGTATTCGGCTGGTCCACCACCACGGTCACTCCTCCCGCAATTGCACTCAAAGACCCGGTGTTCCAGTCCTCTTTCGCACTCTGCGACCATCCCCTCATATGGACGTGCATGTCGACCCCCGCAGGGATCGCCAGCCTGC
This window harbors:
- the dnaG gene encoding DNA primase DnaG; translated protein: MYSSDTTKYLIQIHIEAEGVVEKPDVVGAIFGQTEGLLGEDLDLRDLQRTGRVGRIDVQITSKKGETKGEITIASSLDRAETAILAASLESIDRVGPCVARVKVGSIQDIRVSKRKKIVDRAKELLLDYFEEGTIDSNELLEDVRESIRIEKISTVGDDRVPAGPNVLESDAIIVVEGRADVINLLRFGIKNAVAVEGTNISQTIIDLCEKKTSTAFLDGDRGGELILRELLQVADMDFVAFSPRGKSVEDMSRKEIIKALRNKIPAEYVREQYSEGEEPGEEKTREEVAPAAGKEEPPEKIEKRKGPRKMESTDSAPAPRTLNEHLIAVKGKHVARFLTGDFTILKEGKPEDIEKILAEVNGNATGLILDGNVNQRLLDMLVGKGLEYVAARDYKGIIKRPLSIRLMKIA
- the pyrC gene encoding dihydroorotase, with amino-acid sequence MSHLPSRCDLVLKNVLLPSGRTADVSVHRGRVCHTGSPISADISIECRGRLAIPAGVDMHVHMRGWSQSAKEDWNTGSLSAIAGGVTVVVDQPNTIPPLDAPGSYRERVQDGLVHSNCSFAVNGGVSPKADLEGLWNAGAMSFGEIFAAPSSYGQALDSDLLARALSRIGAMGALATIHAEEVAPGPDCSLTDHDRLRPERGEAAMVREVERMACPAGAELHFCHLSCPESVKAVTSGSVEVAPHHLLLSRDTFSPQDTWGKVNPPLREEKTRRGLLSCWDRIDVIASDHAPHTRGEKADDFDRAPSGIPGVETMIPLLMAEVKRGACDLGSLITKVSQTPSRLLGIKDAGFSPGDRADFILFEGEISAVNAERLHSRAQWTPYEGMRALFPAVVVMEGEVVYRDCEFFPGHPRWYPGRGYISSMPKTLGADSSLP
- a CDS encoding DUF167 domain-containing protein, whose amino-acid sequence is MPPDFEPALRVTGKGVVLSLEVSAGSKFNRFPAGYNEWRHSIGVQVTAPPVEGKANKAICNVVARVLGIPASRVSIVAGSTSSQKQVLVLGLDKTEILAALAREI